From a region of the Oscarella lobularis chromosome 7, ooOscLobu1.1, whole genome shotgun sequence genome:
- the LOC136188944 gene encoding uncharacterized protein isoform X2 has product MSLQARVNGFTAWVNMRLSSKGFPIENVLTDMTKGIHLKTLLEEITGKPLRRLQSMDNLSPSQKQLRFDWFVGELKQRGHLPSGYRTDTKLLAVLKADEVFDLFWQIVKQDVIHVWEESEFLQLDDSIIIAEPFQLRSDPRLEEKQKSPTPLTKQSVQKSRRAWTKKPSAESCILQLVQDHLKLIKECRRISIESLYDLVSSRVLCGLLNSFAPGTFTSEVLLDDRWTINLVLKCAEDLFRFPSGLDSGNLMEADLKAIGSYMCSFFTLGYQFKQARAAANRHHKLVSLIASAERELDQFPDVVQSMSDMRKKKDLVKKRDQWNEELGWIEMNYDVPAACEWMRHADQVQTETRSRVAEKIHHRFDVLKIPRSMTINDLVDALGINLSLTCGRGFFTTAGKETIWAGRKVVLRDVNTGEFFDDFSGSVVKKSVWSMLGAKSFEVLNVSHFQDKFEIFFESQSRNRMLKAGSKFLYQVFPGSNLQCQRLLFTAAKTGDLETAQKLVVFFQCAKSFLHSREQASGNCALHLASRHGHLEIVQYLLECGADIDLRNHFGSSALFLAVESLHRPVCQLLIEWNANIEIKNRNSKTAFDLLRNEEMKRYLLEKHRGYKRLISGLKKCDHKMLLDALDNHAQGKNTFVNLQSRCIAGDTLAHVAASMGNIDALDVLLREQVDFNALNSNGATPLHVAKDSSTIKLLLCAGVNIDAIDDVGDTTLHRRCVGKRGLDTDIDSIEALLRKGACMTERNNQKFMPIHCCAQHGRVDAMRVLLDWDAQGKIRLCLEGESETEPPSLMYLALANDYFACASWLMTQNFSFKPDESDQILKSLLIEEIKSSVPGNAVQFLIDNGATCDALDDEKNTALHLAIEHNCSPDVVRALLAAHADVNAANARSQTPLFVATKNSQIYSASLLLDAGADFRWKDSQGLCAFDLISDFDEWISSGYFTEKMRLRMQAHSLKQSRDLVRAISKKVQHTRQIPTSISGGVLPVLPLSPVRSFATLATVKTSESSKKERQSDSSILLPSLATEKVSAIQSVIFKNQN; this is encoded by the exons ATGTCGCTGCAGGCGAGAGTCAACGGCTTTACCGCATGGGTAAACATGCGACTATCGTCGAAAGGATTTCCCATCGAGAACGTCCTAACGGACATGACCAAAGGAATTCACCTGAAAACTCTTCTCGAAG AAATAACGGGAAAACCTCTACGACGTCTGCAGAGCATGGACAA TCTCTCGCCTTCGCAGAAGCAgcttcgattcgattggTTTGTAGGGGAACTTAAACAAAG GGGTCATCTCCCAAGCGGATATAGAACGGATACGAAACTATTAGCCGTTCTCAAAGCCGACGAG GTTTTTGATTTGTTTTGGCAAATTGTGAAGCAAGACGTCATTCACGTTTGGGAGGAGAGCGAGTTTCTTCAATTGGACGACAGCATTATAATCGCCGAACCGTTCCAA CTGAGAAGTGACCCTCGTCtggaagaaaagcaaaaatcgCCAACCCCA TTGACCAAACAATCTGTGCAGAAGTCTAGGCGAGC TTGGACGAAAAAGCCTTCAGCGGAATCATGCATTCTTCAGCTTGTCCAAGATCATTTGAAG CTTATTAAAGAGTGTCGTCGGATTTCTATTGAG AGTCTTTATGATCTTGTTAGCAGCAG GGTTCTGTGCGGTCTTCTTAATTCCTTCGCACCTGGCACTTTCACGTCCGAAGTCCTATTAGATGACAG ATGGACAATTAATTTGGTGCTGAAATGTGCTGAAGATCTGTTTCGATTTCCCAGTGGACTTGACTCAGGAAATCTAATGGAG GCTGATCTGAAAGCCATTGGCTCTTACATGTGCAGTTTCTTTACGCTTGGCTATCAGTTCAAGCAGGCGAGAGCCGCTGCCAATCGCCAC CATAAGTTAGTGTCACTGATTGCGAGTGCAGAACGAGAATTGGATCAGTTTCCCGACGTTGTGCAGTCCATGAGCGACATGAGAAA GAAAAAGGATCTTGTGAAGAAAAGGGATCAATGGAACGAAG AGCTTGGCTGGATTGAAATGAACTACGACGTTCCGGCCGCCTGCGAGTGGATGAGACACGCGGATCAAGTCCAGACCGAG ACTCGATCTCGCGtagcagaaaaaattcatcatcgatttgacgtcTTGAAAATACCGAG ATCCATGACGATTAATGATCTTGTGGACGCGTTGGGCATTAACTTG AGCTTAACGTGCGGACGAGGCTTTTTTACTACTGCAGGAAAAGAGACTATCTGGGCTGGACGAAAAGTCGTCCTACGAGACGTCAATACCG GGGAATTTTTTGATGACTTCTCTGGCAGCGTTGTGAAAA AAAGCGTTTGGAGTATGCTGGGAGCGAAATCGTTTGAAGTTTTGAACGTTTCTCATTTTCAAGACAAATTTGAG ATCTTCTTTGAAAGCCAATCTAGAAATAGGATGCTCAAAGCGGGTTCCAA ATTTCTCTATCAAGTTTTCCCCGGGTCAAATCTTCAATGTCAACGGCTACTTTTCACTGCCGCAAAAACTGGCGATTTGGAAACAGCACAGAAGCTG GTGgtattttttcagtgtgCCAAGAGCTTTTTGCATAGTAGAGAACAGGCGAGTGGAAACTGTGCACTACATCTAGCGTCTCGTCACGGCCACCTG GAAATTGTTCAATATCTTCTTGAGTGTGGTGCGGATATTGACTTGCGAAATCACTTCGGCAGCTCGGCACTTTTTTTGGCCGTCGAAAGCTTGCATCGACCCGTTTGTCAG CTGCTTATTGAATGGAATGCGAATATCGAAATCAAAAATCGTAACAGCAAGACGGCGTTTGACCTCTTGAGAAACGAGGAAATGAAACGATATCTTCTCG AAAAGCACAGAGGATACAAAAGACTCATATCTGGACTAAAAAAGTGCGATCACAAAATGTTACTCGATGCTCTGGACAATCACGCGCAAGGCAAGAATACGTTTGTGAATCTCCAGAGCCG GTGCATTGCTGGTGACACGCTAGCGCACGTGGCTGCGTCGATGGGAAATATTGACGCTCTCGACGTGCTTCTGCGTGAACAGGTTGACTTCAACGCGTTGAACAGCAACGGAGCGACGCCTCTTCACGTGGCCAAAGACAGTTCCACGATCAAG ttATTACTTTGTGCTGGAGTCAATATTGATgcgatcgatgacgtcggcgaTACGACGTTGCATCGACGATGCGTCGGCAAACGGGGCCTAGATACTGATATTGATTCCATTGAAGCGCTG CTTCGTAAGGGAGCTTGCATGACGGAACGAAATAATCAG aaaTTCATGCCGATTCACTGCTGTGCTCAGCATGGTCGAGTCGATGCTATGCGCGTTCTTCTTGATTGGGACGCCCAGGGAAAGATACGGCTGTGTTTAGAAGGGGAAAGCGAG ACTGAACCTCCCAGTTTAATGTATCTTGCACTGGCTAACGACTACTTTGCGTGCGCCAGCTG GTTAATGACTcagaatttttcttttaagCCCGACGAATCAGATCAAATTCTAAAGAGCCTTTTGAtagaagaaatcaaaag TTCTGTGCCTGGAAATGCCGTTCAATTTCTTATCGACAACGGAGCAACATGTGACgccctcgacgacgaaaagaataC GGCTCTTCACTTGGCTATTGAGCACAATTGTTCGCCGGATGTTGTTCGAGCTCTTCTCGCTGCTCACGCCGATGTGAACGCAGCAAACGCTAGGTCGCAGACGCCTCTTTTTGTGGCAACCAAAAACAGTCAGATTTATTCAGCGAGTCTGTTACTGGACGCCG GAGCCGATTTTCGTTGGAAAGACAGTCAAG GCTTGTGCGCTTTTGACCTTATATCTGATTTTGATGAGTGGATATCGTCGGGTTATTTCACAGAGAAGATGAGGCTCAGAATGCAAG CTCACAGTCTCAAACAGTCTCGCGACTTGGTGCGCGCAATCAGCAAGAAGGTACAGCACACACGCCAGATACCGACTTCTATAAGTGGTGGGGTATTGCCCGTGTTGCCTCTTTCTCCTGTTCGATCATTTGCTACGTTGGCAACGGTGAAGACATCCGAGTCATCTAAGAAGGAGCGTCAGAGTGATAGCTCAATTTTATTGCCTTCTCTCGCAACTGAAAAGGTTTCTGCTATACAATCGGTCATttttaagaatcaaaattaa
- the LOC136188944 gene encoding uncharacterized protein isoform X1 — protein MTAKCFSHTKGHRTKGEYCNYHSLNTCIRARVNGFTAWVNMRLSSKGFPIENVLTDMTKGIHLKTLLEEITGKPLRRLQSMDNLSPSQKQLRFDWFVGELKQRGHLPSGYRTDTKLLAVLKADEVFDLFWQIVKQDVIHVWEESEFLQLDDSIIIAEPFQLRSDPRLEEKQKSPTPLTKQSVQKSRRAWTKKPSAESCILQLVQDHLKLIKECRRISIESLYDLVSSRVLCGLLNSFAPGTFTSEVLLDDRWTINLVLKCAEDLFRFPSGLDSGNLMEADLKAIGSYMCSFFTLGYQFKQARAAANRHHKLVSLIASAERELDQFPDVVQSMSDMRKKKDLVKKRDQWNEELGWIEMNYDVPAACEWMRHADQVQTETRSRVAEKIHHRFDVLKIPRSMTINDLVDALGINLSLTCGRGFFTTAGKETIWAGRKVVLRDVNTGEFFDDFSGSVVKKSVWSMLGAKSFEVLNVSHFQDKFEIFFESQSRNRMLKAGSKFLYQVFPGSNLQCQRLLFTAAKTGDLETAQKLVVFFQCAKSFLHSREQASGNCALHLASRHGHLEIVQYLLECGADIDLRNHFGSSALFLAVESLHRPVCQLLIEWNANIEIKNRNSKTAFDLLRNEEMKRYLLEKHRGYKRLISGLKKCDHKMLLDALDNHAQGKNTFVNLQSRCIAGDTLAHVAASMGNIDALDVLLREQVDFNALNSNGATPLHVAKDSSTIKLLLCAGVNIDAIDDVGDTTLHRRCVGKRGLDTDIDSIEALLRKGACMTERNNQKFMPIHCCAQHGRVDAMRVLLDWDAQGKIRLCLEGESETEPPSLMYLALANDYFACASWLMTQNFSFKPDESDQILKSLLIEEIKSSVPGNAVQFLIDNGATCDALDDEKNTALHLAIEHNCSPDVVRALLAAHADVNAANARSQTPLFVATKNSQIYSASLLLDAGADFRWKDSQGLCAFDLISDFDEWISSGYFTEKMRLRMQAHSLKQSRDLVRAISKKVQHTRQIPTSISGGVLPVLPLSPVRSFATLATVKTSESSKKERQSDSSILLPSLATEKVSAIQSVIFKNQN, from the exons ATGACCGCAAAGTGTTTTTCCCATACGAAAGGGCACAGGACGAAAGGGGAATACTGTAATTATCATTCCCTAAATACATGTATACGG GCGAGAGTCAACGGCTTTACCGCATGGGTAAACATGCGACTATCGTCGAAAGGATTTCCCATCGAGAACGTCCTAACGGACATGACCAAAGGAATTCACCTGAAAACTCTTCTCGAAG AAATAACGGGAAAACCTCTACGACGTCTGCAGAGCATGGACAA TCTCTCGCCTTCGCAGAAGCAgcttcgattcgattggTTTGTAGGGGAACTTAAACAAAG GGGTCATCTCCCAAGCGGATATAGAACGGATACGAAACTATTAGCCGTTCTCAAAGCCGACGAG GTTTTTGATTTGTTTTGGCAAATTGTGAAGCAAGACGTCATTCACGTTTGGGAGGAGAGCGAGTTTCTTCAATTGGACGACAGCATTATAATCGCCGAACCGTTCCAA CTGAGAAGTGACCCTCGTCtggaagaaaagcaaaaatcgCCAACCCCA TTGACCAAACAATCTGTGCAGAAGTCTAGGCGAGC TTGGACGAAAAAGCCTTCAGCGGAATCATGCATTCTTCAGCTTGTCCAAGATCATTTGAAG CTTATTAAAGAGTGTCGTCGGATTTCTATTGAG AGTCTTTATGATCTTGTTAGCAGCAG GGTTCTGTGCGGTCTTCTTAATTCCTTCGCACCTGGCACTTTCACGTCCGAAGTCCTATTAGATGACAG ATGGACAATTAATTTGGTGCTGAAATGTGCTGAAGATCTGTTTCGATTTCCCAGTGGACTTGACTCAGGAAATCTAATGGAG GCTGATCTGAAAGCCATTGGCTCTTACATGTGCAGTTTCTTTACGCTTGGCTATCAGTTCAAGCAGGCGAGAGCCGCTGCCAATCGCCAC CATAAGTTAGTGTCACTGATTGCGAGTGCAGAACGAGAATTGGATCAGTTTCCCGACGTTGTGCAGTCCATGAGCGACATGAGAAA GAAAAAGGATCTTGTGAAGAAAAGGGATCAATGGAACGAAG AGCTTGGCTGGATTGAAATGAACTACGACGTTCCGGCCGCCTGCGAGTGGATGAGACACGCGGATCAAGTCCAGACCGAG ACTCGATCTCGCGtagcagaaaaaattcatcatcgatttgacgtcTTGAAAATACCGAG ATCCATGACGATTAATGATCTTGTGGACGCGTTGGGCATTAACTTG AGCTTAACGTGCGGACGAGGCTTTTTTACTACTGCAGGAAAAGAGACTATCTGGGCTGGACGAAAAGTCGTCCTACGAGACGTCAATACCG GGGAATTTTTTGATGACTTCTCTGGCAGCGTTGTGAAAA AAAGCGTTTGGAGTATGCTGGGAGCGAAATCGTTTGAAGTTTTGAACGTTTCTCATTTTCAAGACAAATTTGAG ATCTTCTTTGAAAGCCAATCTAGAAATAGGATGCTCAAAGCGGGTTCCAA ATTTCTCTATCAAGTTTTCCCCGGGTCAAATCTTCAATGTCAACGGCTACTTTTCACTGCCGCAAAAACTGGCGATTTGGAAACAGCACAGAAGCTG GTGgtattttttcagtgtgCCAAGAGCTTTTTGCATAGTAGAGAACAGGCGAGTGGAAACTGTGCACTACATCTAGCGTCTCGTCACGGCCACCTG GAAATTGTTCAATATCTTCTTGAGTGTGGTGCGGATATTGACTTGCGAAATCACTTCGGCAGCTCGGCACTTTTTTTGGCCGTCGAAAGCTTGCATCGACCCGTTTGTCAG CTGCTTATTGAATGGAATGCGAATATCGAAATCAAAAATCGTAACAGCAAGACGGCGTTTGACCTCTTGAGAAACGAGGAAATGAAACGATATCTTCTCG AAAAGCACAGAGGATACAAAAGACTCATATCTGGACTAAAAAAGTGCGATCACAAAATGTTACTCGATGCTCTGGACAATCACGCGCAAGGCAAGAATACGTTTGTGAATCTCCAGAGCCG GTGCATTGCTGGTGACACGCTAGCGCACGTGGCTGCGTCGATGGGAAATATTGACGCTCTCGACGTGCTTCTGCGTGAACAGGTTGACTTCAACGCGTTGAACAGCAACGGAGCGACGCCTCTTCACGTGGCCAAAGACAGTTCCACGATCAAG ttATTACTTTGTGCTGGAGTCAATATTGATgcgatcgatgacgtcggcgaTACGACGTTGCATCGACGATGCGTCGGCAAACGGGGCCTAGATACTGATATTGATTCCATTGAAGCGCTG CTTCGTAAGGGAGCTTGCATGACGGAACGAAATAATCAG aaaTTCATGCCGATTCACTGCTGTGCTCAGCATGGTCGAGTCGATGCTATGCGCGTTCTTCTTGATTGGGACGCCCAGGGAAAGATACGGCTGTGTTTAGAAGGGGAAAGCGAG ACTGAACCTCCCAGTTTAATGTATCTTGCACTGGCTAACGACTACTTTGCGTGCGCCAGCTG GTTAATGACTcagaatttttcttttaagCCCGACGAATCAGATCAAATTCTAAAGAGCCTTTTGAtagaagaaatcaaaag TTCTGTGCCTGGAAATGCCGTTCAATTTCTTATCGACAACGGAGCAACATGTGACgccctcgacgacgaaaagaataC GGCTCTTCACTTGGCTATTGAGCACAATTGTTCGCCGGATGTTGTTCGAGCTCTTCTCGCTGCTCACGCCGATGTGAACGCAGCAAACGCTAGGTCGCAGACGCCTCTTTTTGTGGCAACCAAAAACAGTCAGATTTATTCAGCGAGTCTGTTACTGGACGCCG GAGCCGATTTTCGTTGGAAAGACAGTCAAG GCTTGTGCGCTTTTGACCTTATATCTGATTTTGATGAGTGGATATCGTCGGGTTATTTCACAGAGAAGATGAGGCTCAGAATGCAAG CTCACAGTCTCAAACAGTCTCGCGACTTGGTGCGCGCAATCAGCAAGAAGGTACAGCACACACGCCAGATACCGACTTCTATAAGTGGTGGGGTATTGCCCGTGTTGCCTCTTTCTCCTGTTCGATCATTTGCTACGTTGGCAACGGTGAAGACATCCGAGTCATCTAAGAAGGAGCGTCAGAGTGATAGCTCAATTTTATTGCCTTCTCTCGCAACTGAAAAGGTTTCTGCTATACAATCGGTCATttttaagaatcaaaattaa
- the LOC136188957 gene encoding damage-control phosphatase ARMT1-like — translation MTDKKSLPARLSGKDEGTFAFLTIRDRMPVILTKAIDVVHRHGGKLNEDKDKAGTRDCSSIVARLSQLKSEMTTNKPMRRVDDDGDDVAQWNGLVDRVKAETGVEPAWFSTSWLFAECYMYRRIREAIALSDRLKTFDPFENQKRESFHASKKAMLTLAANFDQYIKRAQDKKDDPASLRGDFERILKHSLWGNKTDLSILATRSNDSQDLSQLQVSSHDALLALDDHILVDDADSTFDVLLRSSRRRVDVVLDNSGFELFNDLCLADWLLESGLARNVHLHLKTIPWFVSDALRRDFDWLLDQLDAADASLSALGRRWRSRVETNRWIVTEHAFWTLPHEFVHMNDIAPDLHADLAKADLIFFKGDLNYRKLLADRHWAHCTSFTESLCGFRPAPLCALRSLKAELVTGLASGRADELFGEARDWLVSGQYAVIQLAV, via the exons ATGACTGATAAGAAGAGTCTTCCTGCTCGTCTTTCTGGAAAGGACGAAGG CACGTTCGCTTTCCTAACGATCCGCGATCGCATGCCAGTCATTCTAACCaaagcgatcgacgtcgtgcacAGACACGGCGGAAAACtgaacgaagacaaagatAAG GCGGGCACGAGAGACTGCTCCTCGATCGTGGCCCGTCTCTCTCAATTGAAAagcgaaatgacgacgaacaaGCCAAtgcgccgcgtcgacgacgacggcgacgacgtggcgCAATGGAACGGgctcgtcgatcgcgtgAAGGCGGAGACGGGCGTCGAACCAGCGTGGTTTTCCACGTCGTGGCTATTCGCCGAATGCTACATGTATAGGAGAATTAGGGAAGCGATTGCATTGAG TGATCGACTGAAGACGTTCGATCCCTTTGAGAATCAGAAGCGGGAGTCGTTTCACGCGTCCAAGAAGGCGATGCTCACATTGGCCGCAAACTTCGATCAGTACATCAAAAGAGCTCAAGACAAGAAAGATGACCCAGCGTCTCTCAGAGGCGACTTTGAACGAATTCTCAAG CACTCCTTATGGGGTAACAAGACCGACCTCAGTATACTAGCGACCAGATCGAACGATTCCCAAGATCTCAGTCAACTACAGGTGTCGTCCCACGACGCCCTCCTTGCGCTCGACGACCacattctcgtcgacgacgccgattcaacgttcgacgttctcctccgctcgtctcgacgtcgcgtcgacgtcgttctcgacaACTCCGGCTTCGAACTCTTCAACGATCTCTGTCTCGCCGATTGGCTTCTCGAGTCGGGTCTCGCGCGAAATGTTCACCTGCATCTGAAAACGATTCCCTGGTTCGTTTCCGACGCGCTTCGACGCGACTTCGATTGGCTGCTCGATCagctcgacgccgccgacgcttCCTTGTCGGCGCTCGGACGACGGTGGCGATcgcgcgtcgaaacgaatcgaTGGATCGTCACCGAGCACGCTTTCTGGACTCTCCCGCACGAGTTCGTTCACATGAACGATATCGCGCCCGATCTCCACGCCGATCTCGCTAAAGCCGATCTGATATTCTTTAAGGGGGATCTGAATTATAGGAAGCTTTTAGCTGATAGGCATTGGGCGCATTGCACTTCGTTTACCGAGTCCCTGTGCGGTTTTAGACCGGCGCCTCTTTGCGCTTTGCGATCGTTGAAAGCGGAGCTCGTCACGGGCTTGGCGTCGGGGAGAGCCGATGAGCTCTTTGGGGAGGCAAGGGATTGGTTGGTTTCGGGTCAGTACGCTGTTATTCAGTTGGCTGTCTAG
- the LOC136188958 gene encoding N-alpha-acetyltransferase 80-like isoform X1: protein MAAATISCLLHDRPDLLDSTVELINDEWKMSYNARRRSIENSSSQLPCSLLLIADNGTVIGHARLSNVSKPANAILVQTVTVTKELRGQGYGRLLMEECERIAKGMGKKTIHLSSQDKESFYRHLGYSNGPVVSPIVNGKILQPEQLQALEAFLEGSKEVALLEEPPLAAEDEEANLPPPPPPPPPPPPPQMPKITSKPRIWLSKLLL from the exons ATGGCTGCCGCGACAATTTCCTGCCTTCTTCACGATCGTCCCGATCTGCTCGATTCGACCGTGGAGCTAAtcaacgacgaatggaaaaTGTCCTACAATGCGAG GAGAAGATCAATCgagaattcgtcgtcgcaattaCCGTGCTCTCTTCTATTGATTGCAGACAATGGAACCGTTATCGGTCACGCCCGTTTGAGCAACGTTTCGAAACCGGCGAACGCGATTCTGGTCCAAACAG TTACCGTAACTAAGGAGCTTCGAGGCCAAGGCTACGGTCGACTTCTAATGGAAGAATGTGAGAGGATTGCCAAGGG GAtgggaaagaaaacgattcaTCTATCCAGTCAAGACAAAGAGTCGTTCTATCGACATTTGGGATACTCTAACGGGCCAGTGGTGTCTCCTATCGTCAACGGAAAGATTCTGCAGCCAGAACAA TTACAAGCGCTAGAAGCTTTTCTTGAAGGCAGCAAAGAGGTGGCTCTTCTGGAAGAGCCTCCACTGGCagctgaagacgaagaggccAATCTTCCGCcaccgcctcctcctccaccgcctcctcctcctcctcagaTGCCTAAAATAACGTCAAAGCCGCGAATATGGCTATCAAAGCTGCTTCTATAA
- the LOC136188958 gene encoding N-alpha-acetyltransferase 80-like isoform X2 — MRDNGTVIGHARLSNVSKPANAILVQTVTVTKELRGQGYGRLLMEECERIAKGMGKKTIHLSSQDKESFYRHLGYSNGPVVSPIVNGKILQPEQLQALEAFLEGSKEVALLEEPPLAAEDEEANLPPPPPPPPPPPPPQMPKITSKPRIWLSKLLL, encoded by the exons ATGCGAG ACAATGGAACCGTTATCGGTCACGCCCGTTTGAGCAACGTTTCGAAACCGGCGAACGCGATTCTGGTCCAAACAG TTACCGTAACTAAGGAGCTTCGAGGCCAAGGCTACGGTCGACTTCTAATGGAAGAATGTGAGAGGATTGCCAAGGG GAtgggaaagaaaacgattcaTCTATCCAGTCAAGACAAAGAGTCGTTCTATCGACATTTGGGATACTCTAACGGGCCAGTGGTGTCTCCTATCGTCAACGGAAAGATTCTGCAGCCAGAACAA TTACAAGCGCTAGAAGCTTTTCTTGAAGGCAGCAAAGAGGTGGCTCTTCTGGAAGAGCCTCCACTGGCagctgaagacgaagaggccAATCTTCCGCcaccgcctcctcctccaccgcctcctcctcctcctcagaTGCCTAAAATAACGTCAAAGCCGCGAATATGGCTATCAAAGCTGCTTCTATAA